In a single window of the Elaeis guineensis isolate ETL-2024a chromosome 8, EG11, whole genome shotgun sequence genome:
- the LOC140851040 gene encoding uncharacterized protein, whose amino-acid sequence MKSLNRKWKEYRAQLKRDYMRQGMTEEEVARNYPPDIPPHQWMELVHYWFSERAQTYSTIGRAARAAQSVPHTSGSKSYARLRQEFVDEHGRKLGKVKFYRMTHTHQDGTFVRDESRDLYERATSLIAERDDESAA is encoded by the exons atgaagtctctcaatcgcaaatggaaagaatatagagcacaattgaagagggattatatgagacagggtatgacagaggaggaggttgctagaaaTTATCCTCCTGAtataccccctcatcagtggatggagttggttcattattggttctccgagagggcacag acttattctactattggtagagctgcacgagcagctcagtctgttcctcatacatcggggtcgaagagttatgcacgactccgacaggagttt gtggatgagcatgggaggaaaCTCGGTAAAGTGAAGTTTtatcggatgactcatactcatcaggatggtacttttgttcgagatgagtcaagagatttatat gagagggctacatctctcattgcagaGCGTGATGACGAGTCCGCAGCATAg